The Lysobacter luteus genome contains the following window.
AGCCCGCGCATCGGCCCGCTCGACGACAACGCCGCGCGCGCCCACGCCCAGCAGCATCCCGAGGATTACTGCTGGCGCGAAGGTTTCACCGACTGGCGCCCGGTCGGCGACGTCGCCGAACTCGAGTCGCCGCGCGGCGCCGGGGGCCCGCCCGGCATGCCGCCAATGCCGTCGACCGGCTCCGGCCGCGGCCGCGACGACGAGATCGATTTCCGCATCGTCGGCGCCGACATGCAGTTCGTCGAGGTCGAGCTCGACCCCGGCGAGAGCGCCATCGCCGAGGCCGGCTCGCTGATGTACAAGGACGCCGCGGTGCGGATGGACACGGTGTTCGGCGACGGCCGCGGCGCGGGCCAGGGCGGCGGCTTCATGGATAAGCTGATGTCGGCCGGCAAGCGCGTGGTCACCGGCGAGAGCCTGTTCACCACGGTGTTCACCCACGAAGGATCGGGGAAGGGCAAGGTCGCGTTCGCCGCGCCCTACCCCGGCACGGTGATGGCGATGAAGCTGTCCGACCACGGTGGCCGCCTGGTCTGCCAGAAGGACAGCTTCCTGGCCGGCGCGCGCGGCGTGCAGGTCGGCATCCACTTCCAGCGCAAGATCCTCACCGGCCTGTTCGGTGGCGAGGGCTTCATCATGCAGAAGCTCGAGGGCGATGGCTGGGTGTTCGTGCATGCCGGCGGCACCGTGGTCGAGTACGACCTCAAGCCCGGCGAGCGGCTCGACGTCGACACCGGCTGCGTGATGGCGTTCCACGCGGGGGTCGACATGGACGTGCGGCCTGTCGGCGGCATCAAGAGCATGCTGTTCGGCGGCGAGGGCGTGTTCCTGGCTTCGCTGACCGGGCCGGGCAAGGTCTGGCTGCAGTCACTGCCGTTCTCGCGCATGGCCGGCCGGATGCTGGCCGCCGCGCCGGGCGGTGGCGGCAAGGACCGCGGCGAGGGTTCTGTGCTTGGCGGACTTGGCCGGATGCTCGACGGCGACGGCTTCTAGGCCGGGCTCGGGGCGTCGGCCGGGCGACCTGCGGCGCGGGCAACCACCACCCGGTTGTTGCCGGCCCGTTTGGCGTCGTACATGGCGGTGTCGGCCCGGTGCATCCAGTCCCGGCCCGACTCGCCCACCCGCAGGGTGGTTGCGCCGATCGATACGGTGACCCCGCGACCGGCTTCGTGCCCGTGCATCTGCATGGCCTGCCGCACGGTCTGGGCGACACGCAGCAGGGCCTCGTCATCGGCACCGGGCAGCAGCAGGGCGAACTCGTCGCCACCCAGGCGGAAGAGGCGGTCGTCGCGCCGGGTCAGGCGCCGCACCAGGTCGGCGAAAGTCAGCAGGACCGCGTCACCGGCCTCATGGCCGAACGCATCGTTGACCTCCTTGAAGTGGTCCAGGTCGAGCACCGCCAGCCCCACCGGCAGGCCGTCGCGTGCAGCGGCCTGGATTGCACGCTCGAGTTCGCGGTCAAGGCCGCGGCGGTTGAGCGCGCCGGTCAGCGGATCGCGCGCGGCGACGCCTTCCAGCTGCCGGCGCTGCGCCTCGGTGCGGTACGAGAAGAAGTACGCGAACAGGCTCACCATCGCCGCGGTGACGCCAAAGGTGACGGCCTCGACCGGTTCGAAGGGGCCTGAGAGCACCAGCACCGCGATCGCGCCCGCGGAGATCAGCACCGCCGGGCGGCGCGCGGCCAACAGGAAATTGGACAGCAGGACCGGGTACAGCCACAGCGTTCCGGTCAGGCCGGTGAGATGGGCCATTGCCACGCATCCCCCCGAACAGAACACGGCGGCCAGCAGCCCGGCGCGGTCCATCCGGTCGCCGCGCCAGGCGTAGAGCACGATCGCGGTGATGCCCAGTTGGATCCCGACGTCCGCCACGGCGGCAATCGGCTGGTTGTTGAGCAGGCGGAAGACCACGAACGGCGTGATGCCGACCACCGTCAGCGCGCCGAACACGGTCATCAGGGTGAGGCGGAAGTCGGCCTTGAGCCGTTGGATGAGCATGGCCGCAGTCCGGGGGGTCGGTACCGTTAACGGCCGCCGGTCCAGCCGCTGCAGGTCGCCGACGCCTCCTTTCCTGAACCGTTCAGCGGGGCAGCGGCAAGCCGCGAAAAGCCTTCACCGTGCGTAGCACGAAGCTGGAATTCACGTCGTCGACGCCGGCCTGGTTGAGCAGCCTGTCCAGCAGGAACCGCGAGAAATGCTCCAGGTCGCGCACCACCACGTGCAGCAGGTAATCCATGTCGCCGGTCAGTGCGTGGCAGGCGACCACCTCGTCCCAGGTGGTGACGAAATCGCTGAACGCGGCGATCGCGGCGCTGTCGTGGTGGTTGAGCTGGACCCGGACGAAGGCCTGCAGGCCCAGTCCCAGCCGTTCGGGGTCAACCTCCGCGCGGTAGCCCGCAATCACTCCGTCGCGCTCCAGACGCTGCACCCGGCGCAGGCAAGCCGACGGCGACAGGTTGACCCGTTCGGCCAGCTCGGCGTTGGTCTGGCGACCCGCGCGCTGCAGCTGGTCGAGCAACAGCACGTCGGTACGGTCGAGGGTGACGGCAGGCATGGTCCGGGAGATCCGTTAGGGACGCAAGGATCTTGCGCCGTTTCGGGATATCCACGCAAGAACGCAACACGATTGCGGCACCCGCCCGCTAGAGTGGGACGTTCACCCGTGCGATCCGCACCGGTCCCCACCCACGCCACAGGAGGCCCACGCCATGGAATCGCCCAAGCGCGTCGAACACCAGCTCACCGACAAGGGCTACGTGCCCGTCTACACCACGTCCGTGGTCGAGCAGCCGTGGGACACCTACACCGATACCGACCACCAGGTCTGGGCGCAGCTGTTCGAGCGCCAGAAGGCGGTGTTGCCCGGTCGCGCCAGCGACGAGTTCCTGTCCGCGCTGGCGGCGATGGAAATGACGCCCGACCGGATCCCGAAGTTCGATGACCTCAACCCGATCCTGCGCGCGGCCACCGGCTGGGAGCTGGTGGGCGTGGAAGGCCTGTTGCCCGAGCTCACGTTCTTCGACCACCTGGCCAACCGCCGCTTCCCGGTGACGTGGTGGATCCGCAAGCCGGACCAGATGGACTACCTGTCCGAGCCGGACCTGTTCCACGACCTGTTCGGCCACGTGCCGCTGCTCATGAACCCGGTGTTCGCCGACTACATGGAAGCGTACGGCCGTGGCGGGGTGAAGGCGCACGGCATCGGCGAAGACGCGCTGGTCAACCTGACCCGGCTGTACTGGTACACCGTCGAGTTCGGGCTTATCCGGCAGAAGGACGGCCTGCGGATCTACGGCAGCGGCATCGTGAGCTCCAAGGGCGAGTCGATCCACTGCCTGGAGAGCGATGCGCCGAACCGGATCGGCTTCGACCTGGAACGGATCATGCGCACGCGCTACCGCATCGACACCTACCAGAAGACCTACTTCGTGATCGACAGCTTCGAGCAGCTGATGGACGCGACCGGTCCGGACTTCGCGCCGATCTACGAGCGGCTGGCCCGGCTCGAGTCGGTGCCCGCCGGCGACGTGCTCGACGGCGACCGCGTCTACAACCGCGGCACCGGCGAAGGCTGGCTCAACGACGGCGACGTCTGAGCCGTGCCGCCGGCCGGCAGGCGGAAACGACGGTTCAACCAGGCCTTGGCGACGATGGCCAGCAGCACCGGGGCGAACCAGCCGGCGTAGTACCACCCCTGCCCCTGCAGCACCGGCAGCAATCGGGGCAGGCCGATCGCCAGGAACGCGATGTGGGTGGCGGCGCCGTTGGCGACCATTGCCGAGTAGTGCTCCTCCAGCCACCAGCGCGGCTGCGTCGGGATGACCCGGCGGCGCCGCAGCATGTCGACACCGACCATCACGCCGACCAGCGAGAAGCCGGTCAGCAACGGCTGCCCGCGGTCGATGCCGAGTGCGAGCACGGCCAATCCCGCCAGCGGGTTGGCGTATGCAAGCACTCCGTACACGCGGCCGAGGTAGGCCGACGGGTCCTGACGGTCGCGTATCGCGCGCCAGGACAGCCAGACCGAAGTGCTGACCAGCAGCAACAGGTAGGCGAGGAAGGTGGCGCCGACCGGATGCCCGTCGATCAGTCGCTGCGCGGTCAACGGCACGCCGCTGGCGATCACCGCCAGCATCGCCAGCAGGTAGCCGCGACCGACGAGCCGGTGGGCGGGGCTGCCCTTGCGCAGCAGGGCTGCGCTCCAGAAGGCGGCCAGCGCGACCGCACCACCGGCTATGTGCAACGCGACGAAAACGGAGTATCCGGCCATGGTGGCGCGCCCTTTCCCGAGTGGACGGCCAGCGTCGCTCGCCGGCCAGCGACGAGGCAGTCCCGGCGGTCATCGGCCGGCGGTGCCGGAAGTCACTTTGTGCGCCCGCTGCATTGCATTGCGCACCGGGCGCGCCGCAGCATGGGGCCTCCAACGCAGGGACCGGTCCATGCCCACGCGCCTGCAGTCATTGCTGCAACCGCTGAACCTCGCCGCCGTGGTGACGCTGCTGACGGTGGCGCTGTCGATCCAGAGCGAGCCGGGCGACCCGCGCCTGCCGGCGTGGCTGCTGCTGGGTGCGTTCACCGCCGTGTTCCTGTGGATCGACACCCTCGATGACCGTCCGCGGCTGTGCGCGGTGGGTTACGCGTTCCTCGCCGCCAGCGCCCTGGCGGTGGTGTGGCTGGCGCCGCGCACCGGCACCTCGCCGGTGATGCTGGTGATCCTGATCGCCGCGCTGGCGATGGATTATCCGCCGCGGCGGGTGGTGCCGGCCGCGCTCGCGCTCAATGTCGCGCTGTACCTGGTGCTCCGCGCCAGCGGACACGAAGCGCCGCTGCTGGTGGTGGTCCTGTACGTGGGCTTCCAGGCATTCGCGGCGCTGGTGGCGCATTACGCGCGCAGCGCCGAGCGCGCGCGCGACCGGCTGGCGCTGGTCAACGCGGACCTGCTGGCGACCCGCGCCCTCCTGTCCGACAGCGCGCGCGATGCCGAGCGGCTGCGCGTGGCGCGCGAGCTGCACGACGTTGCCGGCCACACCCTGACCGCGATGAACCTCAACCTGCGCGTACTGGCGGCCGACCCGGCCTTCGCCGGCCACCCGCAGGTGGCGTTGCTGCAGCGACTGGCTGGCGGGCTGATGGGCGATATCCGCGGCGTCGTGGAGGCGTTGCGCGATGCGCGCGGCCTCGACCTGGAGACCGCCATGCACGCGCTGGCCGCACCGCTGCCGGACCTGCGCCTGCAGTTGTCGATCGACCCGCAGGTGCAGGTTACCGACGCCGCCACGGCCGAGGCGCTGCTGCGGCTGGTGCAGGAGGCGCTGACCAACAGCGCGCGCCACGCCGGGGCGAGCCGTCTGCATGTTGCGATCAGTGAGTCCGACGGCCAGTTGCGGGTGGCCA
Protein-coding sequences here:
- a CDS encoding TIGR00266 family protein, with translation MERWYFSAGSNSPRIGPLDDNAARAHAQQHPEDYCWREGFTDWRPVGDVAELESPRGAGGPPGMPPMPSTGSGRGRDDEIDFRIVGADMQFVEVELDPGESAIAEAGSLMYKDAAVRMDTVFGDGRGAGQGGGFMDKLMSAGKRVVTGESLFTTVFTHEGSGKGKVAFAAPYPGTVMAMKLSDHGGRLVCQKDSFLAGARGVQVGIHFQRKILTGLFGGEGFIMQKLEGDGWVFVHAGGTVVEYDLKPGERLDVDTGCVMAFHAGVDMDVRPVGGIKSMLFGGEGVFLASLTGPGKVWLQSLPFSRMAGRMLAAAPGGGGKDRGEGSVLGGLGRMLDGDGF
- a CDS encoding GGDEF domain-containing protein, with amino-acid sequence MLIQRLKADFRLTLMTVFGALTVVGITPFVVFRLLNNQPIAAVADVGIQLGITAIVLYAWRGDRMDRAGLLAAVFCSGGCVAMAHLTGLTGTLWLYPVLLSNFLLAARRPAVLISAGAIAVLVLSGPFEPVEAVTFGVTAAMVSLFAYFFSYRTEAQRRQLEGVAARDPLTGALNRRGLDRELERAIQAAARDGLPVGLAVLDLDHFKEVNDAFGHEAGDAVLLTFADLVRRLTRRDDRLFRLGGDEFALLLPGADDEALLRVAQTVRQAMQMHGHEAGRGVTVSIGATTLRVGESGRDWMHRADTAMYDAKRAGNNRVVVARAAGRPADAPSPA
- a CDS encoding Lrp/AsnC family transcriptional regulator; this translates as MPAVTLDRTDVLLLDQLQRAGRQTNAELAERVNLSPSACLRRVQRLERDGVIAGYRAEVDPERLGLGLQAFVRVQLNHHDSAAIAAFSDFVTTWDEVVACHALTGDMDYLLHVVVRDLEHFSRFLLDRLLNQAGVDDVNSSFVLRTVKAFRGLPLPR
- the phhA gene encoding phenylalanine 4-monooxygenase codes for the protein MESPKRVEHQLTDKGYVPVYTTSVVEQPWDTYTDTDHQVWAQLFERQKAVLPGRASDEFLSALAAMEMTPDRIPKFDDLNPILRAATGWELVGVEGLLPELTFFDHLANRRFPVTWWIRKPDQMDYLSEPDLFHDLFGHVPLLMNPVFADYMEAYGRGGVKAHGIGEDALVNLTRLYWYTVEFGLIRQKDGLRIYGSGIVSSKGESIHCLESDAPNRIGFDLERIMRTRYRIDTYQKTYFVIDSFEQLMDATGPDFAPIYERLARLESVPAGDVLDGDRVYNRGTGEGWLNDGDV
- a CDS encoding DUF2306 domain-containing protein, producing MAGYSVFVALHIAGGAVALAAFWSAALLRKGSPAHRLVGRGYLLAMLAVIASGVPLTAQRLIDGHPVGATFLAYLLLLVSTSVWLSWRAIRDRQDPSAYLGRVYGVLAYANPLAGLAVLALGIDRGQPLLTGFSLVGVMVGVDMLRRRRVIPTQPRWWLEEHYSAMVANGAATHIAFLAIGLPRLLPVLQGQGWYYAGWFAPVLLAIVAKAWLNRRFRLPAGGTAQTSPSLSQPSPVPRL
- a CDS encoding sensor histidine kinase, whose product is MPTRLQSLLQPLNLAAVVTLLTVALSIQSEPGDPRLPAWLLLGAFTAVFLWIDTLDDRPRLCAVGYAFLAASALAVVWLAPRTGTSPVMLVILIAALAMDYPPRRVVPAALALNVALYLVLRASGHEAPLLVVVLYVGFQAFAALVAHYARSAERARDRLALVNADLLATRALLSDSARDAERLRVARELHDVAGHTLTAMNLNLRVLAADPAFAGHPQVALLQRLAGGLMGDIRGVVEALRDARGLDLETAMHALAAPLPDLRLQLSIDPQVQVTDAATAEALLRLVQEALTNSARHAGASRLHVAISESDGQLRVAIDDDGRVRKPLHEGNGLTGMRERILAAGGSLALATTPSGSLRIDARLPA